A genomic segment from Nocardiopsis sp. Huas11 encodes:
- a CDS encoding DNA repair helicase XPB codes for MSCLIVQSDKTLLLEIDHELAGECRRAIAPFAELERAPEHVHTYRITPLALWNARAAGHDAEQVVDALISYSRFPVPHSLLVDIAETMDRYGRLKLVGDPVRGLVLESTDRAVLEEIVRAKKLKGMLGERLSPDSVAVHPSQRGNLKQALLKIGWPAEDLAGYVDGEAHAIELDQDGWELRGYQREAAESFHAGGSGVVVLPCGAGKTIVGAAAMAMTGATTLILVTNTVSVHQWKSELLKRTSLTEEEIGEYSGTRKEIRPVTIATYQVMAARRKGVYTHLELFDARDWGLVVYDEVHLLPAPIFRMTADLQARRRLGLTATLVREDEREGDVFSLIGPKRYDAPWKDMENQGWIAPADCVEVRVDLSESERMAYATAEPEDRYRFCASSETKTTVVRELVERHPDEQVLVIGSYIDQLDDLGASLGAPVIKGETRNKERERLFDAFRSGELRTLVVSKVANFSIDLPEAGVAIQVSGSFGSRQEEAQRLGRVLRPKTDGRAARFYAVVARDTLDQEYAAHRQRFLAEQGYAYRITDAADLRAGDEI; via the coding sequence GTGTCCTGCCTGATCGTCCAGTCCGACAAGACGCTCCTGCTCGAGATCGACCACGAGCTCGCCGGGGAGTGCCGCCGCGCCATCGCGCCCTTCGCCGAGCTGGAGCGCGCCCCCGAGCACGTGCACACCTACCGGATCACCCCGTTGGCCCTGTGGAACGCACGCGCCGCGGGGCACGACGCCGAGCAGGTCGTGGACGCGCTGATCAGCTACTCGCGCTTCCCCGTGCCGCACTCGCTGCTGGTGGACATCGCCGAGACCATGGACCGCTACGGGCGGTTGAAGCTCGTGGGCGACCCCGTGCGCGGCCTGGTCCTGGAGTCCACCGACCGCGCGGTGCTGGAGGAGATCGTCCGCGCCAAGAAGCTCAAGGGCATGCTGGGCGAGCGGTTGAGTCCGGACTCGGTCGCGGTGCACCCGAGCCAGCGCGGCAACCTGAAGCAGGCGCTGCTCAAGATCGGCTGGCCGGCCGAGGACCTGGCCGGGTACGTCGACGGTGAGGCGCACGCGATCGAGCTCGACCAGGACGGCTGGGAGCTGCGCGGCTACCAGCGGGAGGCCGCGGAGAGCTTCCACGCCGGCGGCTCCGGCGTGGTGGTGCTCCCCTGCGGCGCGGGCAAGACCATCGTGGGCGCCGCGGCGATGGCGATGACCGGCGCGACCACGCTCATCCTGGTGACCAACACGGTCTCCGTGCACCAGTGGAAGTCCGAACTGCTCAAGCGCACGTCGCTGACCGAGGAGGAGATCGGCGAGTACTCCGGTACCCGCAAGGAGATCCGCCCTGTCACCATCGCGACGTACCAGGTGATGGCGGCCCGCCGGAAGGGCGTGTACACGCACCTGGAGCTGTTCGACGCCCGCGACTGGGGGCTCGTGGTCTACGACGAGGTGCACCTGCTGCCCGCGCCGATCTTCCGGATGACCGCGGACCTGCAGGCGCGGCGCCGTCTGGGGCTGACCGCCACGCTGGTGCGCGAGGACGAGCGCGAGGGCGACGTGTTCTCGCTGATCGGCCCCAAGCGCTACGACGCCCCGTGGAAGGACATGGAGAACCAGGGGTGGATCGCCCCGGCGGACTGCGTCGAGGTCCGGGTGGACCTGTCGGAGTCCGAGCGCATGGCCTACGCCACCGCCGAGCCGGAGGACCGCTACCGCTTCTGCGCCTCGTCGGAGACCAAGACCACCGTGGTGCGGGAGCTCGTGGAACGCCACCCGGACGAGCAGGTCCTGGTCATCGGGTCCTACATCGACCAGCTGGACGATCTCGGCGCCTCGCTGGGGGCGCCGGTCATCAAGGGCGAGACGCGCAACAAGGAGCGCGAGCGCCTGTTCGACGCGTTCCGCTCCGGTGAACTGCGCACGCTGGTGGTCTCGAAGGTCGCGAACTTCTCGATCGACCTGCCCGAGGCCGGTGTGGCGATCCAGGTGTCGGGCTCGTTCGGCTCGCGCCAGGAGGAGGCCCAGCGCCTCGGACGGGTGCTGCGGCCCAAGACCGACGGCCGCGCGGCGCGCTTCTACGCCGTGGTGGCGCGGGACACGCTGGACCAGGAGTACGCGGCGCACCGGCAGCGCTTCCTGGCCGAGCAGGGGTACGCCTACCGGATCACGGACGCGGCCGACCTGCGGGCGGGCGACGAGATCTGA
- a CDS encoding R2-like ligand-binding oxidase, translated as MPVPAADRPAPTTQRTGFHSLRGGGLNWDSLPLRLFTKGNARFWNPADIDLSQDAEDWKKLNDEARTRILRLCAFFVAGEEAVTEDIQPFLRAMAAEGRLGDEMYLTQFAFEEAKHVQAFRLWLDALGVRDDLHGFVDANAGYRALFYDELPRSLDALLHDPGPRNQVRASVTYNHIIEGSLALTGYYAWNHLCTVRDIFPGMREIVRRIGDDERRHMAWGTFTCRRHVAADEANWEVVRERLDELLPHVLTTVDEGDRPSSDPDAQRYELPTGELLRYAGDRATRRLGAIESARGVPLARIDLDASPEDLEERFGEEDRAAMARVAPSE; from the coding sequence ATGCCCGTCCCCGCCGCCGATCGGCCCGCCCCCACGACCCAGCGCACCGGTTTCCACTCGCTGCGAGGAGGCGGTCTCAACTGGGACTCGCTGCCTCTGCGCCTGTTCACCAAGGGCAACGCCCGCTTCTGGAACCCCGCGGACATCGACCTCAGCCAGGACGCCGAGGACTGGAAGAAGCTCAACGACGAGGCGCGGACGCGGATCCTGCGCCTGTGCGCGTTCTTCGTGGCGGGCGAGGAGGCGGTCACCGAGGACATCCAGCCCTTCCTGCGCGCGATGGCCGCCGAAGGCCGCCTGGGCGACGAGATGTACCTGACCCAGTTCGCGTTCGAGGAGGCCAAGCACGTCCAGGCGTTCCGCCTGTGGCTGGACGCCCTGGGCGTGCGGGACGACCTCCACGGGTTCGTCGACGCCAACGCCGGATACCGCGCGCTGTTCTACGACGAGCTGCCCCGGTCCCTGGACGCCCTCCTGCACGACCCGGGCCCGCGCAACCAGGTGCGCGCCTCGGTGACCTACAACCACATCATCGAGGGCTCACTCGCCCTCACCGGCTACTACGCCTGGAACCACCTGTGCACCGTGCGCGACATCTTCCCCGGGATGCGCGAGATCGTGCGCAGGATCGGCGACGACGAGCGCCGCCACATGGCGTGGGGCACCTTCACCTGCCGTCGGCACGTCGCCGCCGACGAGGCCAACTGGGAGGTGGTGCGCGAGCGCCTGGACGAACTCCTCCCGCACGTGCTGACCACGGTCGACGAGGGCGACCGGCCCTCCAGCGACCCCGACGCGCAGCGCTACGAGCTGCCGACCGGCGAGCTGCTCAGGTACGCGGGCGACCGGGCCACACGCCGCCTGGGCGCCATCGAGTCGGCGCGGGGCGTGCCGCTGGCCCGCATCGACCTGGACGCCTCACCCGAGGACCTGGAGGAGCGGTTCGGCGAGGAGGACCGCGCGGCCATGGCCCGGGTGGCCCCCTCGGAGTGA
- a CDS encoding LURP-one-related/scramblase family protein, with amino-acid sequence MDFFAANPLLVKQPKRFMVDESEYHCFDERGQQIAHVYEPDLNSGTRVLRALVDNTAGFQRKVVVNDMYRRPRLTIHKQWSWMTATTTVSWPDGRPVGTIEQDLKFFKAGFTLMDPWKRKLGTIEGNFVGREFKINDHNGHEVARVDRSLPSLGEAFTAADTYVLRRRYPTLPEPLKTLVVASGIAIDLVLREGSR; translated from the coding sequence ATGGACTTCTTCGCCGCCAATCCCCTCCTCGTGAAGCAGCCCAAGCGCTTCATGGTCGATGAGTCGGAGTACCACTGCTTCGACGAGCGCGGGCAGCAGATCGCCCACGTCTACGAGCCGGACCTGAACTCGGGCACGCGCGTCCTGCGCGCCCTCGTCGACAACACGGCCGGGTTCCAGCGCAAGGTCGTCGTCAACGACATGTACCGGCGCCCGCGGCTCACGATCCACAAGCAGTGGTCCTGGATGACCGCGACGACGACGGTGTCCTGGCCCGACGGGCGGCCGGTCGGCACCATCGAGCAGGACCTCAAGTTCTTCAAGGCCGGCTTCACGCTGATGGACCCGTGGAAGCGCAAGCTCGGCACCATCGAGGGCAACTTCGTCGGCCGCGAGTTCAAGATCAACGACCACAACGGCCACGAGGTGGCACGGGTCGACCGGAGCCTGCCCTCCCTGGGGGAGGCCTTCACCGCCGCCGACACCTACGTCCTGCGGCGCCGGTACCCGACGCTGCCCGAGCCGCTGAAGACCCTGGTCGTCGCGTCGGGGATCGCGATCGACCTCGTCCTGCGCGAGGGCAGCAGGTAG
- a CDS encoding zeta toxin family protein, with protein MAIPHETTDAPTTEPRPLLSHSSSGGVPPQTDDLRQAREKAYNLYSAAIGACLSRGGTDPSLAERARVLLSEESMLPHLAPDQLRRLNDELPATIADLRARPVRPPQGATPSELGRTVRGDELTALFDLALRERLSGPARERPRLLLFGGQPGSGKSTLQRQVMPVLPEGTVSYDGDDLLRLAPDYEWAMAEDDLAASHALAAQVAGLHRLAMDHVHAGRVDVVCSHPLGRADWAAHWVQGFRDAGYRVEVAFVATHASNSRFAIADRLSRSRQDQGFGRWITQDQHDRFYLGVPNTIEFLETHRLVDSLYVLSREGDILYANHVAEGGDWRSEPFGRIALEAERGRRELWRPDDD; from the coding sequence ATGGCGATCCCTCACGAGACCACCGACGCCCCCACCACGGAGCCGCGTCCGCTCCTGTCGCACAGCTCCAGCGGGGGCGTCCCGCCCCAGACCGACGATCTCCGCCAGGCCCGGGAGAAGGCCTACAACCTCTACAGCGCCGCCATCGGAGCCTGCCTGTCCCGCGGCGGCACCGATCCGTCGCTGGCCGAGCGGGCCCGGGTGCTGCTGAGCGAGGAGTCCATGCTGCCCCACCTGGCGCCCGATCAGCTGCGCCGCCTCAACGACGAACTGCCCGCGACCATCGCCGACCTGCGCGCGCGACCCGTGCGGCCGCCGCAGGGCGCCACGCCCTCAGAACTCGGCCGCACCGTGCGGGGGGACGAGCTGACCGCCCTGTTCGACCTCGCGCTGCGCGAGCGGCTGTCCGGCCCCGCGCGCGAGCGCCCGCGCCTGCTGCTCTTCGGCGGCCAGCCCGGCTCCGGCAAGTCGACCCTGCAGCGCCAGGTCATGCCGGTGCTGCCCGAGGGGACGGTCAGCTACGACGGCGACGACCTGCTGCGGCTGGCCCCGGACTACGAGTGGGCGATGGCCGAGGACGACCTCGCGGCCTCGCATGCGCTGGCCGCGCAGGTCGCGGGCCTGCACCGACTGGCCATGGACCACGTGCACGCGGGTCGGGTGGACGTCGTGTGCAGCCACCCGCTCGGCCGGGCGGACTGGGCGGCGCACTGGGTCCAGGGCTTTCGCGACGCCGGCTATCGGGTGGAGGTGGCCTTCGTGGCCACGCACGCGTCCAACAGCCGGTTCGCGATCGCCGACCGCCTCTCGCGGTCCCGCCAGGACCAGGGTTTCGGCCGGTGGATCACGCAGGACCAGCACGACCGCTTCTACCTGGGCGTACCCAACACCATCGAGTTCCTGGAGACCCATCGCCTGGTGGACTCGCTCTACGTCCTGTCGCGGGAGGGCGACATCCTGTACGCCAACCACGTGGCGGAGGGCGGCGACTGGCGCAGTGAGCCCTTCGGCCGCATCGCGCTGGAGGCCGAGCGCGGTCGCCGGGAGCTGTGGCGCCCGGACGACGACTGA